In the Topomyia yanbarensis strain Yona2022 chromosome 3, ASM3024719v1, whole genome shotgun sequence genome, one interval contains:
- the LOC131689001 gene encoding protein artichoke-like: MFSIRLLLMKFLLSGVCAIIHDCNHFHNGVYNIRYCAFSNISVTHDAEEVVFRSEYPRPYYFEFYDSKLTEIPRILFTSFPELQNLDAARSQLENINKYTFEHAKELRYLNLSSNQLTVLNNFVFKGCDKLTRLDLSNNRITVIKDKALGDATKVDHLDLSENLLSDLDETLFSKLTLLSYLSLANNRLKSLDDHLLDNCTMLAYLDVKGNQIQTLSDYFLNSLTYLRTLIIDNNKLTTLNIPQQLTKLFASKNQLSSVYSEEPEKSQLYSLSLSKNKLTSIRNITILENIAVLDISFNPIGPLNLTTFLKLKKLVDLNLEATQLNTLEHGLFTQQSKLRRLDISYNFLRKLDLTVMTSTPALEKLYIDGNGLLEINYEHIPELFPNLTYLGMFANAWNCSYLTGLVRFCNRNSIAVSSSKTYGEMSYMTNVQGIYCASSDKDRIDFQPSIAVRHDDENFDSEKDVQLELLVGNISSTEFEYKLMVELLDMIRSVNATNSERLEEVRRAALGADRGCESIHTTGYQVFIMLILTFILVINVGFLLYVHYNANARRAIDQMIIFRRGETASVQTQLEEF; this comes from the exons ATGTTCTCGATAAG GTTACTGTTGATGAAATTTCTGCTGTCCGGTGTGTGCGCGATAATTCACGATTGTAATCACTTCCACAATGGTGTGTACAACATTCGTTACTGTGCCTTCAGTAACATTAGTGTAACTCACGATGCGGAAGAGGTCGTGTTCCGATCCGAGTATCCTAGGCCTTATTATTTCGAATTTTACGACTCAAAACTTACGGAAATCCCACGAATCCTGTTCACTTCTTTCCCGGAGCTGCAGAACCTGGACGCGGCTCGCAGTCAGCTGGAAAATATCAACAAGTAcacattcgaacatgccaaagAGTTGCGATACCTGAACTTATCCAGCAATCAGTTgacggttttaaacaatttcgtGTTCAAAGGTTGTGACAAACTCACGAGATTGGATTTGTCAAATAACCGAATTACCGTAATCAAGGACAAAGCTTTGGGTGATGCTACGAAGGTTGATCATTTGGATTTGTCCGAGAATTTGCTGTCTGATCTAGATGAAACTCTTTTCTCTAAGCTAACTTTGTTGTCATACCTGTCATTGGCAAATAACCGATTAAAATCGTTGGATGACCACCTGCTTGACAACTGCACCATGCTTGCCTATCTCGACGTTAAAGGGAATCAAATCCAAACGCTAAGTGATTACTTTCTGAATAGTTTAACCTACTTGAGAACATTAATTATTGATAACAACAAGTTGACAACGTTGAATATCCCACAACAGCTGACGAAGCTATTCGCATCGAAGAATCAACTTTCATCCGTTTACTCGGAAGAACCTGAAAAATCGCAACTCTATTCACTTAGTTTATCTAAAAACAAACTTACCAGTATAAGGAATATTACCATATTGGAGAATATTGCTGTGCTAGATATTTCGTTCAATCCGATTGGTCCACTGAATTTAACTACATTTTTGAAGTTGAAGAAGCTGGTGGATTTAAATCTGGAAGCAACGCAGCTAAACACTCTTGAACATGGATTATTCACCCAGCAATCGAAACTGCGCCGTTTAGATATATCTTACAATTTTCTTCGCAAGCTAGACCTAACAGTAATGACTTCAACGCCCGCTCTGGAGAAGCTGTACATCGATGGAAACGGGCTCTTGGAAATTAACTACGAACACATTCCCGAACTTTTCCCGAATCTGACATATTTGGGTATGTTTGCCAATGCGTGGAATTGTTCGTATCTGACCGGTTTGGTGCGATTCTGCAACCGAAATAGTATTGCCGTTAGCTCATCGAAAACCTACGGCGAAATGTCCTACATGACGAACGTCCAGGGCATCTATTGTGCCAGCTCGGACAAGGATCGGATTGACTTCCAGCCCAGTATTGCCGTTCGGCATGACGACGAGAACTTTGACAGCGAGAAAGACGTACAGCTGGAGCTGCTTGTCGGGAACATCAGCTCAACCGAATTCGAGTACAAACTGATGGTGGAGCTGCTGGACATGATCAGGTCGGTTAATGCGACCAACAGCGAGCGTTTGGAGGAAGTGCGCCGTGCAGCGTTGGGTGCTGATAGAGGGTGCGAGTCAATTCACACAACCGGATACCAAGTGTTCATCATGTTAATTTTAACCTTTATTCTGGTGATTAATGTTGGGTTTTTGCTGTACGTGCATTATAACGCCAATGCTCGCAGAGCCATCGATCAGATGATAATTTTTAGACGAGGCGAGACGGCATCCGTTCAAACGCAGCTGGAggagttttga